Proteins encoded in a region of the Armatimonadota bacterium genome:
- a CDS encoding helix-turn-helix transcriptional regulator, translating into MKHPPSTQAFGPAVNRFLDVMAHSDRYAFRGTTRLALDAGVTPGAVSKIIHGMRNPSFLMVMRLAQALERTFGFPIHPGDLIAESGLFLTRCACDLVGCPGCLPETASDEFGAIKPAFSGVKPGTWVTRNYPTGFPEKGAR; encoded by the coding sequence ATGAAACACCCACCCTCAACCCAGGCCTTCGGGCCGGCCGTCAATCGGTTTCTCGATGTGATGGCGCATTCAGATCGGTACGCCTTTCGAGGCACAACGCGTCTCGCGCTCGACGCGGGCGTGACACCCGGCGCGGTGTCCAAGATCATCCATGGGATGCGGAATCCGTCCTTTCTCATGGTCATGCGCTTGGCGCAGGCATTGGAGCGGACGTTCGGGTTCCCCATCCACCCGGGTGACCTCATTGCGGAGTCGGGTCTGTTCTTGACTCGCTGTGCCTGCGATCTAGTTGGCTGCCCGGGGTGCCTCCCGGAAACAGCCTCCGATGAATTTGGAGCCATCAAACCTGCATTTAGCGGAGTCAAGCCAGGAACCTGGGTGACTCGTAACTATCCCACCGGATTTCCGGAGAAAGGAGCACGGTGA
- a CDS encoding recombinase family protein translates to MRIAIYARKSEEREDRQVQSLEDQIRELTRLAKKEGHTLVEVFQEARSAMEPFNRPEFDRLMLGFEQGAFDAVYVWSVNRLARNDWEGGKVSHFLRRGKIAFIRAIDRTFLPSDNALILSVEMGMSVAYVQKLQIDVARGMRGKVERGWHTCKAPVGYRNDPESREILVDSDRFPLVRKGWDLVIDGKHSLAEIHRMLQKLGLSVRTKNGVTKPISYARLIALFREPFYMGQIVFMGETYPGKHQPMVSAAEFEIAQERLNHKVADRRPIKRSMPFAGAMKCGVCGCSVVGEVRHKEYRKTGNSATYIYYHCSGSKGCPKRGVSQDYLQGLFEDRIERIAIPETTANWLKDALVQCSEADLATVASSLTNLETDERLLTTRLDRLMDMRLDGEIDPGAYRLRKDRIESKLLQLKTQKERATNREQLALRVAYEQLDRAIEAESWMQEERNLATLGKLMPLVGQSTLTLGKLQIELHPILREIAAFEPLQNGSERPQRGDSVPKSSVWWALVRELRKISLRETACE, encoded by the coding sequence ATGCGTATCGCAATCTACGCTCGGAAGTCAGAGGAGCGAGAGGACAGGCAAGTCCAGAGTCTTGAAGACCAGATCCGCGAGCTCACCCGACTCGCCAAGAAGGAGGGACACACCTTGGTCGAGGTGTTCCAAGAAGCACGCTCAGCCATGGAGCCCTTCAATCGTCCCGAGTTTGACCGTTTGATGCTCGGCTTTGAGCAGGGTGCCTTTGATGCCGTCTATGTGTGGTCAGTGAACCGACTGGCTCGCAACGATTGGGAGGGAGGGAAGGTGTCGCACTTCCTGAGGCGAGGCAAGATCGCTTTCATCCGGGCGATCGATCGGACATTCCTGCCATCGGACAACGCCCTCATCCTTTCGGTGGAAATGGGCATGTCGGTGGCCTACGTACAGAAGCTCCAGATTGATGTGGCACGCGGCATGCGAGGCAAAGTGGAGCGTGGGTGGCACACCTGCAAAGCACCAGTGGGTTACCGCAATGACCCGGAGTCGCGGGAGATACTGGTCGATTCCGACCGATTCCCCCTGGTGCGCAAGGGCTGGGATCTTGTCATTGACGGAAAGCACAGCCTGGCCGAGATCCACCGAATGCTACAGAAACTTGGGCTCTCAGTGCGGACAAAGAACGGCGTCACAAAGCCGATTTCCTATGCCCGCCTGATCGCGCTGTTTCGCGAACCGTTCTACATGGGTCAGATCGTGTTTATGGGCGAGACCTATCCTGGCAAGCACCAGCCTATGGTCTCCGCTGCGGAGTTTGAGATCGCTCAGGAGCGACTTAACCATAAGGTGGCTGACCGTCGCCCCATCAAGAGGTCAATGCCATTTGCAGGGGCCATGAAGTGCGGCGTTTGCGGGTGTAGCGTCGTAGGCGAAGTACGGCACAAGGAATATCGCAAGACGGGAAACTCTGCGACCTACATCTACTACCACTGCAGTGGATCGAAGGGTTGCCCGAAGCGCGGCGTCAGTCAGGACTACCTGCAGGGCCTCTTTGAGGACAGGATCGAGCGGATTGCCATTCCCGAGACTACCGCTAACTGGTTGAAGGACGCCCTGGTGCAGTGCAGTGAGGCTGACCTAGCGACTGTAGCATCCTCGCTTACCAACCTCGAGACAGACGAACGGCTGCTCACCACACGGTTAGACCGGCTCATGGACATGCGGCTCGATGGTGAGATTGATCCCGGCGCGTACCGTCTCCGAAAGGACAGAATCGAAAGCAAGCTCCTGCAGCTGAAGACGCAGAAGGAGCGAGCGACTAACCGTGAGCAGCTTGCACTACGCGTCGCATACGAGCAGCTTGACCGCGCGATCGAAGCGGAGTCGTGGATGCAGGAGGAGCGAAACTTGGCCACGCTGGGCAAGCTAATGCCGCTTGTCGGTCAGTCCACTCTAACTCTGGGAAAGCTCCAAATCGAGCTCCATCCGATACTACGCGAAATCGCCGCCTTCGAACCTCTCCAAAATGGCTCTGAGAGGCCCCAAAGGGGCGATTCCGTACCTAAGTCTTCAGTTTGGTGGGCCTTGGTACGTGAGCTTCGAAAGATTTCCTTAAGAGAGACAGCATGTGAATAG
- a CDS encoding patatin-like phospholipase family protein, with protein sequence MVDEALDSDKATATNIDECARQEAGASPKIGLALSGGGSRAIAFHLGAMRALDRVGLLSQVSVLSTVSGGSVIGALWTRSAVEQPFDDFEVHVRSLLKRGLVRDIVLAAMHPNHLLLWLGTVIVAHPINATVLVARGVVHFVSWTLGLTRRGAWKRIQPPFCRWASRTTAFERSLRKLFPGSLADGNRDDLELIVNACELRTGTAFRFSKRGAANYQLGKAEANRVSLATAVAASAAFPPVLPALDLRLSLGGANNQRVLLTDGGVYDNLGISALDPAKDPSISALAVKVDFILCSSAGLGRPSELSLPYWLLPRLLAVTGIQFRKLQDSGMAMLHAQKEAKAITGFALAYLGQNDQKLDNRPADFIPRERVNSYPTDFSAMKEEDINALVLRGDQVMTCVLRQHCGCLLGLTAD encoded by the coding sequence ATGGTAGACGAAGCGCTAGATTCAGATAAGGCTACGGCTACGAACATAGACGAATGTGCCCGGCAGGAAGCGGGCGCCAGTCCCAAGATCGGCCTAGCCCTCTCCGGAGGCGGCTCACGTGCGATCGCCTTTCATCTGGGGGCGATGCGGGCCCTTGATCGAGTCGGACTCTTGTCGCAGGTTTCTGTCCTGTCAACCGTGTCGGGCGGCTCTGTGATCGGAGCTCTTTGGACTCGGTCGGCGGTCGAGCAACCGTTCGACGACTTTGAGGTTCACGTGCGGTCTCTATTGAAGCGGGGCCTCGTACGGGACATTGTTCTTGCAGCGATGCACCCTAACCACCTCCTGCTGTGGCTCGGTACGGTAATCGTGGCGCACCCGATCAATGCGACTGTGCTGGTTGCCCGTGGAGTCGTGCATTTCGTCTCTTGGACATTGGGCTTGACCAGGCGTGGAGCTTGGAAACGGATCCAGCCCCCTTTCTGCCGGTGGGCTTCTCGAACGACGGCTTTTGAGCGTTCACTTCGCAAGCTCTTTCCAGGGTCTCTTGCTGACGGAAACCGGGATGATTTGGAACTGATTGTAAATGCCTGCGAACTCCGAACCGGGACGGCATTTCGGTTCAGCAAACGAGGAGCGGCTAACTATCAACTGGGCAAGGCAGAAGCAAACCGAGTTTCGCTCGCGACGGCTGTGGCGGCTTCCGCGGCCTTCCCACCGGTTCTGCCTGCTCTAGACCTTCGGCTGTCCCTTGGCGGGGCAAATAATCAGCGGGTTTTGCTGACGGACGGTGGAGTTTACGACAACCTGGGAATCTCTGCGCTGGATCCTGCGAAGGATCCTTCCATCAGCGCCCTTGCGGTAAAGGTCGACTTCATATTGTGCTCGTCCGCTGGCCTCGGGCGACCCTCTGAGCTGTCCCTGCCATATTGGCTGCTTCCTCGGCTGTTGGCTGTCACCGGCATCCAGTTTAGAAAGCTCCAAGATTCCGGGATGGCCATGCTTCACGCTCAGAAGGAGGCAAAGGCCATAACAGGGTTTGCTCTCGCGTACCTCGGACAGAATGACCAAAAGCTCGATAACCGACCTGCCGACTTCATACCGCGTGAGCGCGTGAACAGCTACCCGACAGACTTTTCCGCAATGAAGGAGGAGGACATCAACGCCCTGGTCTTACGTGGCGATCAGGTGATGACCTGTGTATTGCGTCAGCATTGCGGATGCCTTCTTGGCCTCACAGCTGACTAG
- a CDS encoding Mov34/MPN/PAD-1 family protein — MMGDDWEAPGEVCPVESLAVERARDFARLVGSGASPFAEVFETRKHADGTEVVVLEVAATVPQRPKVAIARIERLSVAFTHADSHYPDIRALRQDFPRDRVLHLNGGVPDSEPASLCLFEEAWPDVRIRLTAAELLFRIQNWLTDTASGKLHRKDQPLEPAFMARFTPLVLSSTTVERLATDLNSLNLGIVTSPWGDVLFEQRLDRNPTGKAPPALVLGVVSAPHGHSIRLDAPTNLADLHSSLEAVGIDLLSAVRERLLGQSDEQLTENRFMVITVLLMRQRTEGSEAEPELVAFTCTAAPVQTSNLITFRAAVGLTGQNLDQSKKGESIVVRHLSVRFDLSPQLAARYSGESPSEYKLVGIGAGALGSQIVMNAVRGGLADWHIVDNDVILPHNLVRHALSGPHLGHPKTAALASEANTILDVGLVRPVFADMLAATTGEALNVALDAASAIVDMSASVAVAKHIASDLASAAKRCSIFAAPSGRDLVFLGEDGARQFRLDHLEAQYYRAVAEEGNLKGHMLGARTIGSCRDITAAVSQALIGGHAGQGSRILRDWLKVDVPVALVLRSNQVDYGQTQCTIPLGVPVEVGALGDWSVHTDTRLLESLRKQRLEHLPNETGGVLLAHLDIQRKTIYVCHAIPAPSDSDRQPTVYIRGTAGLLEEYERIRAETLGGLVYVGEWHSHPDGSACSPSDDDFEAGISLAEQTRPTSIPGLLLIVGERQETCWMLCQGPEADGEPAVLRLTWNAD, encoded by the coding sequence ATGATGGGGGACGACTGGGAAGCTCCCGGAGAAGTTTGCCCCGTCGAATCCTTGGCTGTTGAGCGCGCCCGGGACTTTGCGAGGCTCGTCGGCTCTGGTGCTAGTCCCTTCGCAGAGGTTTTCGAGACACGCAAGCATGCCGACGGCACCGAGGTGGTCGTCCTCGAAGTGGCAGCGACAGTACCCCAGCGTCCGAAGGTTGCCATTGCTCGGATCGAGCGCCTCTCCGTTGCTTTTACGCATGCGGACTCCCACTATCCCGACATTCGTGCTCTGAGGCAGGACTTCCCGAGGGATCGCGTTCTGCACCTGAACGGTGGCGTGCCAGACTCGGAACCCGCGAGCCTTTGCTTGTTCGAAGAAGCCTGGCCCGACGTTCGGATCCGCCTGACCGCTGCTGAGCTTCTCTTCCGTATTCAGAATTGGCTGACAGACACGGCCTCCGGAAAGCTACACCGTAAAGACCAGCCGCTCGAGCCAGCCTTTATGGCCAGGTTCACGCCGCTCGTACTTAGTTCCACCACAGTCGAGAGGCTAGCGACCGATCTGAACTCGCTGAATCTGGGCATTGTTACGTCCCCCTGGGGCGATGTACTTTTCGAGCAACGGCTAGACCGTAATCCAACGGGCAAAGCTCCGCCTGCCCTTGTCCTGGGAGTGGTAAGTGCGCCCCATGGTCACTCGATCCGCCTCGATGCTCCGACCAACCTCGCTGACCTGCACTCAAGCTTGGAAGCGGTCGGAATCGACCTTCTCTCGGCCGTCAGGGAACGTCTTCTAGGGCAGTCGGATGAACAGCTCACAGAGAACAGGTTCATGGTTATTACCGTGCTCCTGATGCGTCAGAGAACCGAAGGATCTGAAGCGGAACCGGAGTTGGTCGCCTTCACGTGCACAGCCGCACCTGTTCAGACTTCGAATCTGATCACGTTTCGGGCGGCCGTGGGCCTTACCGGTCAAAACCTCGATCAGTCGAAGAAGGGTGAATCCATTGTCGTGCGACATCTTAGCGTTCGCTTCGACCTCTCGCCCCAGCTTGCGGCACGATACAGTGGAGAAAGCCCGAGCGAGTATAAGCTCGTGGGGATCGGCGCTGGCGCGCTAGGATCCCAAATCGTAATGAACGCCGTCCGAGGCGGACTCGCCGACTGGCATATTGTTGACAACGATGTCATCCTCCCTCATAACCTGGTGAGACATGCCCTTTCAGGCCCTCACCTTGGACATCCTAAGACCGCCGCACTCGCCTCTGAAGCGAACACCATTCTTGACGTCGGTCTAGTTCGGCCAGTGTTTGCTGACATGCTTGCCGCCACGACGGGCGAGGCTCTAAATGTGGCACTGGACGCCGCCTCCGCCATCGTGGACATGTCGGCGAGCGTCGCAGTGGCAAAGCACATAGCCTCCGACCTTGCTAGCGCTGCGAAACGATGCTCCATCTTCGCCGCACCTTCGGGCCGTGATCTGGTGTTTCTCGGAGAAGACGGTGCTCGTCAGTTTCGCCTAGACCACCTGGAGGCACAGTACTACCGTGCAGTCGCAGAGGAGGGCAACCTCAAGGGCCACATGCTTGGTGCCCGAACGATTGGCAGTTGCCGCGACATCACGGCGGCCGTCTCCCAGGCCTTGATCGGGGGGCATGCTGGCCAAGGGTCGCGAATTCTCAGAGACTGGTTGAAGGTAGATGTCCCAGTAGCGCTCGTACTGAGGTCCAACCAAGTGGACTATGGTCAAACCCAGTGCACGATCCCCTTGGGAGTACCCGTCGAGGTCGGAGCGCTAGGTGACTGGTCGGTGCACACGGACACGAGGCTCCTCGAATCGCTCCGAAAACAGCGACTCGAACATCTGCCTAATGAAACCGGTGGTGTCCTACTCGCGCACTTGGATATTCAGCGTAAGACGATTTACGTCTGCCATGCGATACCGGCGCCCTCAGACAGCGATCGGCAGCCGACTGTCTACATCCGGGGAACAGCCGGTCTCTTAGAGGAATACGAACGCATTCGGGCTGAGACGCTTGGCGGCCTCGTGTATGTCGGCGAGTGGCACTCGCATCCTGACGGATCCGCGTGCTCGCCGAGTGATGATGACTTCGAGGCTGGCATCTCGCTCGCGGAACAAACCAGACCAACTTCCATTCCGGGCCTGCTCCTTATTGTGGGAGAACGTCAAGAGACCTGTTGGATGCTTTGTCAGGGTCCAGAAGCGGACGGTGAACCAGCAGTCCTCCGTTTGACGTGGAACGCCGATTAG